In Nicotiana tabacum cultivar K326 chromosome 17, ASM71507v2, whole genome shotgun sequence, one DNA window encodes the following:
- the LOC142171410 gene encoding uncharacterized protein LOC142171410, translated as MAPGGRVSRQTTITGASTQASLSSDPSNSNNPIPNTDDSTRIRKGRGRTMGKGLEKMKKSIGRKMVIDIPVGKGRPVEAIPSAKLSNELGIIARNFLSLPNRWKELTREDKDAALIRCHEKFEINLDEHYTKDSCEDILKNRSRQWRYKLKKLFECASSEEEARKIEVPELTPENWNRLCDMWANPEHKRRCEINKVNRTKLKSNHFMGSRAFVAARAEIGVNEHGGVEPNRIEFYKSTHYSSEKGWSSPEAETNYNKMRDLRARSVSEQNPMTIDEIADNVLGTRSGYIKGLGYGPKPNTTTSTKRRTAELEDSLRRAKEDAATAQHGLQERLNAAETEVANQQIQIQTLTSELGTVRARQEEILNQMQRHFIGSSPSSED; from the exons ATGGCACCGGGCGGACGTGTCTCTAGACAAACCACAATTACAGGTGCTTCCACTCAAGCAAGCCTATCATCTGATCCATCAAATAGTAATAATCCTATTCCTAATACAG ATGATTCAACTAGAATCAGGAAAGGTCGTGGAAGGACAATGGGAAAAGGTCTTGAGAAAATGAAGAAGTCTATAGGAAGAAAGATGGTTATAGACATCCCAGTTGGTAAAGGAAGGCCAGTTGAGGCAATTCCATCAGCAAAGCTATCAAATGAGTTAGGAATTATTGCTCGCAACTTTCTTTCGCTTCCAAACAGGTGGAAGGAACTCACAAGAGAGGATAAGGATGCAGCATTAATTAGATGCCAT GAGAAGTTTGAAATTAACTTGGACGAGCATTACACCAAAGATAGCTGTGAGGATATTCTGAAAAATAGAAGTCGACAATGGCGCTACAAATTAAAAAAGCTATTTGAATGTGCAAGCTCTGAGGAAGAGGCTCGTAAAATTGAAGTGCCAGAGTTGACCCCGGAAAATTGGAATAGGCTCTGTGACATGTGGGCGAATCCAGAGCATAAG AGACGATGCGAGATAAACAAGGTCAATCGAACAAAGTTGAAATCTAATCATTTCATGGGGTCAAGAGCTTTTGTAGCTGCTCGTGCTGAAATT GGTGTGAATGAACATGGAGGAGTAGAGCCAAATAGGATTGAGTTCTACAAAAGCACCCATTACTCGAGTGAAAAAGGATGGTCATCTCCAGAGGCTGAGACTAACTAT aacaaaatgagagactTGAGAGCTCGGTCTGTTTCTGAACAGAATCCAATGACTATTGATGAAATTGCTGATAATGTACTTGGTACAAGGTCGGGATATATTAAAGGCCTTGGCTATGGTCCAAAGCCTAATACAACTACATCAACAAAAAGAAGGACAGCAGAATTAGAGGACTCTCTTAGGAGGGCAAAAGAGGATGCTGCTACTGCCCAACATGGTTTACAAGAACGTTTGAATGCAGCTGAAACTGAGGTAGCAAATCAGCAGATACAGATACAAACATTAACTTCTGAGTTGGGTACTGTACGGGCACGCCAAGAGGAGATATTAAACCAAATGCAGCGTCATTTTATTGGCTCATCACCATCAAG CGAAGATTAA